The following is a genomic window from Deltaproteobacteria bacterium.
TGTTCCTGGCAAGGTGTTGAATGGTGACAGATAATCGGTTTGAATTCCAACTGGGAAGGGCTTGTGAGTGAGGAACCAGTTTGTGAGGAGCGATACTGGTTTTATCGGCCTTGATTGGAAGTGAGAGAATAGCTTATGGCAAAAGAAAAGAAGAAGGCAAAAGAGAAGAAGAAGGTGGAAATTGAGCGAGATTGGTGCAAAGGTTGTGGGATCTGCGTTGCCTTCTGTCCAAAGCAGGTTCTTGTTCTTGATGAGGAGGGCAAGGCCTGTTGGGACAAGCCTGACAGGTGCATCAATTGTGGCCTTTGTGAACTGAGATGCCCTGATGTGGCCATCGAACTGGTGGAGGATAGAAAACCGTGAAAGCAAAGGTGAGATTTATTCAAGGGAACGAAGCAGTGGTAGAAGGGGCGCTCTACGCTGGTGTTCGATTCTACGCAGGCTATCCTATTACTCCCTCCACAGAAATTGCTGAGCTCATGTCCGAGAGACTGCCTAAGGTGGGGGGAAAGTTTATTCAGATGGAAGATGAAATTGCTTCCATGTGTGCTATCATCGGTGCCTCATTGACGGGCCTCAAGGTGATGACTGCTACCAGTGGGCCAGGTTTTTCGCTGATGCAGGAGGCGATAGGCTACGCTGTTATGGCGGAGGTGCCATCAGTGGTGGTGGATGTGCAGAGAGGAGGTCCAAGTACTGGCCTGCCCACTTCAGTAGCTCAGGGCGATGTGCTGCAGGCCAGGTGGGGCATTCATGGCGACCACTCGATTATCGCCCTGACTGCCTCGAATTTGCAGGATGTGCTGCTCATGACGGTAGAAGCCTTCAATCTGGCTGAGACCTTTCGCACGCCAGTGATTCTCTTGCTGGACGAGGTTGTAGGCCATATGCGTGAAAAGGTTATTGTGCCGCAGCCCGGTGAGATAGAAGTCATAGAACGACTCTATACTTCTGTGCCGGCGGGAACTGATTATCACCCATATCTTCCTCGTGAAGATGGCAGGCTTCCCATGAGCGACTTCGGAGGAGTGCATCGCTACAATGTGACCGGCCTGGTACACGACATGTGGGGATTCCCATCCACTGATCCAAAGGTGGCCTATGATTTGTTGCACCATATTGTGGACAAACTTGAAAATAGAGCCGATATTATTGCTCGCTACAAAGAGTATCATACGGACGATGCAGAGATCTTGCTCATCTCCTACGGTTGTTCCGCCAGAAGCGCTTTGCATATGGTAGAAGAGCGCCGCAGTCGGGGGATGAAAGTTGGTCTGCTCGAATTGCAGAGCCTCTGGCCTTTCCCGAGAGGAATTGTGCGCCGGCTATGTCAAGGACGCAGCCACGTGCTGGTTGTTGAGATGAACATGGGGCAGATCTGCCAGGAAGTGAAAAAATCTGTGCTCAATCCAGAGAGAGTTTACCTGGCCAATAGATTTGATGGTGTGCTGATCTCTCACAGCGACATCCTGGGGATGCTGAACATGATATTGGGCAAAGGAGTATAAAATGGCAGTCAAGGAATATCTGAGAAAACGGTTTTTCCCACAAATCTGGTGTCCAGGATGTGGCCATGGCATTGTCATGACTAATATGATCAGAGCTATTGAACAGGTTGATCTGGAGAAGAACGAAGTCGTGGTGGTCTCTGGCATCGGCTGTTCTTCGCGTATGCCTGGATATCTGGATTTCCATACTTTGCATACACTGCACGGCAGAGCCCTGGCTTTTGCCACCGGGGTAAAATTGGGGAAGCCCTGGTTGACTGTCATTGTGCCAATGGGTGACGGTGATGCCCTGGCAATAGGAGGAAATCACTTCATCCACGCTGCTCGCCGGAATGTGGATCTT
Proteins encoded in this region:
- a CDS encoding 4Fe-4S binding protein — protein: MAKEKKKAKEKKKVEIERDWCKGCGICVAFCPKQVLVLDEEGKACWDKPDRCINCGLCELRCPDVAIELVEDRKP
- a CDS encoding 2-oxoacid:acceptor oxidoreductase subunit alpha — its product is MKAKVRFIQGNEAVVEGALYAGVRFYAGYPITPSTEIAELMSERLPKVGGKFIQMEDEIASMCAIIGASLTGLKVMTATSGPGFSLMQEAIGYAVMAEVPSVVVDVQRGGPSTGLPTSVAQGDVLQARWGIHGDHSIIALTASNLQDVLLMTVEAFNLAETFRTPVILLLDEVVGHMREKVIVPQPGEIEVIERLYTSVPAGTDYHPYLPREDGRLPMSDFGGVHRYNVTGLVHDMWGFPSTDPKVAYDLLHHIVDKLENRADIIARYKEYHTDDAEILLISYGCSARSALHMVEERRSRGMKVGLLELQSLWPFPRGIVRRLCQGRSHVLVVEMNMGQICQEVKKSVLNPERVYLANRFDGVLISHSDILGMLNMILGKGV